Proteins found in one Mustela lutreola isolate mMusLut2 chromosome 10, mMusLut2.pri, whole genome shotgun sequence genomic segment:
- the FNDC5 gene encoding fibronectin type III domain-containing protein 5 isoform X1, translating into MRPGPPRAALRLWLGCFCLALVQADSPSAPVNVTVRHLKANSAVVSWDVLEDEVVIGFAISQQKKDVRMLRFIQEVNTTTRSCALWDLEEDTEYIVHVQAISIQGQSPASEPVLFKTPREAEKMASKNKDEVTMKEMGSSQQLRTGEVLIIVVVLFMWAGVIALFCRQYDIIKDNEPNNNKEKTKSASETSTPEHQGGGLLRSKI; encoded by the exons ATGCGCCCCGGGCCGCCCCGCGCCGCTCTCCGCCTGTGGCTGGGCTGCTTCTGCCTCGCGCTGGTGCAGGCGG ACAGCCCCTCGGCCCCCGTGAATGTCACTGTCAGGCACCTCAAGGCCAACTCTGCAGTGGTGAGCTGGGACGTCCTGGAGGATGAGGTCGTCATTGGATTTGCCATCTCTCAGCAG AAGAAGGACGTGCGGATGCTACGCTTCATTCAGGAAGTGAACACCACCACCCGCTCATGCGCCCTCTGGGACCTGGAGGAGGACACCGAGTACATTGTGCACGTGCAGGCCATCTCCATTCAGGGCCAGAGTCCGGCCAGCGAGCCCGTGCTCTTCAAGACCCCACGCGAGGCAGAGAAGATGGCATCCAAGAACAAAG atGAGGTGACCATGAAGGAGATGGGGAGCAGCCAACAGCTGCGGACCGGCGAGGTGCTCATCATCGTCGTGGTCCTGTTCATGTGGGCTG GCGTCATTGCCCTCTTCTGCCGCCAGTATGACATTATCAAGGACAATGAACCCAATAACAACAAGGAGAAAACCAAGAGCGCGTCAGAAACCAGCACACCAGAGCACCAAGGGGGAGGTCTCCTCCGCAGCAAG ATATGA
- the FNDC5 gene encoding fibronectin type III domain-containing protein 5 isoform X2 has product MRPGPPRAALRLWLGCFCLALVQADSPSAPVNVTVRHLKANSAVVSWDVLEDEVVIGFAISQQEVNTTTRSCALWDLEEDTEYIVHVQAISIQGQSPASEPVLFKTPREAEKMASKNKDEVTMKEMGSSQQLRTGEVLIIVVVLFMWAGVIALFCRQYDIIKDNEPNNNKEKTKSASETSTPEHQGGGLLRSKI; this is encoded by the exons ATGCGCCCCGGGCCGCCCCGCGCCGCTCTCCGCCTGTGGCTGGGCTGCTTCTGCCTCGCGCTGGTGCAGGCGG ACAGCCCCTCGGCCCCCGTGAATGTCACTGTCAGGCACCTCAAGGCCAACTCTGCAGTGGTGAGCTGGGACGTCCTGGAGGATGAGGTCGTCATTGGATTTGCCATCTCTCAGCAG GAAGTGAACACCACCACCCGCTCATGCGCCCTCTGGGACCTGGAGGAGGACACCGAGTACATTGTGCACGTGCAGGCCATCTCCATTCAGGGCCAGAGTCCGGCCAGCGAGCCCGTGCTCTTCAAGACCCCACGCGAGGCAGAGAAGATGGCATCCAAGAACAAAG atGAGGTGACCATGAAGGAGATGGGGAGCAGCCAACAGCTGCGGACCGGCGAGGTGCTCATCATCGTCGTGGTCCTGTTCATGTGGGCTG GCGTCATTGCCCTCTTCTGCCGCCAGTATGACATTATCAAGGACAATGAACCCAATAACAACAAGGAGAAAACCAAGAGCGCGTCAGAAACCAGCACACCAGAGCACCAAGGGGGAGGTCTCCTCCGCAGCAAG ATATGA